DNA from Leucobacter aridicollis:
TGCTGCCGACGAACGGCTCACAGATCGCCGCGGCGAACTTCGACGAGTCGGGATCGACGAAGCTCGGGACGAAGCTCGTGGACCACTCGTTCTTCCTGCCGACGCTGATTTTGGCGGTGGCGACCATCGCCGTCGGCTCGCTGTTCGGCGTGCTCTGGGGCGGGTGACCTGACGGGCTGAGCGGCCGCGCCGCTCAGCCGGCCGCCGGCTGCCTGAGGTAGGTCTGCACGGTGGGGGAGCCGGGAATGTTGACCTGCTTCGCCCTGACGTAGCCGAGGCGCTCATAGCGTGCATCGTTGGCTGGATTCGACGACTCGAGGTAGGTCTGCAGGCCGGCTGCGTCGTAGCGCTCGAGGGCCGCGGCGACGAGGCGCATGCCGATGCCGAGCCCGCGCGCGACTGGCGAGACCGCGAGCAGTGAGAGGTAGGCGTGCGGCGCGGTTGGTCGCGCCTCGGCGAACAGGTCTCCCTCGCCAAGCAGCGCCTCAGCGGCGACGTCGCCGATCGTGCCACGCAACAGCTGCTCGTACGCGCCGAGGTCGTCCGCTGCGATCTCGTCCTCGCCCGGCGGGAACCAGGTGGAAACCGCGCCGAGCGAGCCGTCGGGCAGCTCCGCGACGAGCGGTTCGCCGCGACGCACGGCCTGGTCCGCCATAAACCGCCAGTGCGCGATCGCGTGCGCCGCCCGCTCGGGGTGCTCCGGGAACGCCGGCCCCCAGACCGGGTCTTCTCGGAACCCCTCCCAGAGAATGTGCGCTGTCTCGTCGAGGTCCGTCTCGCGCATGGGCCGAACGGTGAAGGGTGCGGTGCCGCGTGTCATGGCCCGATCCTACTGCGGTGCGACGGCCGGTGCGCGGCGAGCGCCGCGACGCCGGCCGTGGCCTGGCTAGGCGGTGGCGTCGCGGAACGCGTCCCAGGAACGCTTGCAGGCCTGCGCGATCGCGTCGATGTGCGCAGGATCCTCCTGGATCCAGTCGGTGCCGGGCTGCTGCAGTTCCGCGGCGGCAGCCGGGCCGAGCAGGAACTCGCGCAGAAATTCGGCCTGGACCGCTCCGAGGCGGAGACCGGCGGCGTCGGCCTCCGCACGCAGTGCGCCAAAGCGCTCGCCGGCGGCGCGGATCTCTTCGCTCCCGAGGTAGGGCTGGTTGAGCAGCACGGCCGCGGGGTCGGTCACCTCGAAGCCCTCGCGATGCGCGGCGGCGAGCGCGCGCAGCGCCGCCGGATCCATCGTCGGCCGGTCAGCGGGATCCCGCTCCTCGCCGTCGTGGTCGCCGCGGTTGGACAGCGCAACGACGGCGGGCAGCCTGTCGGCCTCGGCGCGCTCAACGTTCACCGCGCCCTCGCGGGTGGTCGTGGTGTTCATCGTGTCGTGGAACGAGAGGCGGGTAAACGACCCGCCGCGCTCGAGCCCCTGCGCGACGAATCTGTCGGTGAGTTCCTCTCGGGTGCGCTCGTAGACGCCGAGCCCCTGCTCGGCGGTGTCGGCGAACGCGTCGACGAGGCGCTGCAGCCCCTCGTCGGTGTCGGGGATCTCGAGGATCGGGAAGAAGGAGAAGGTCACCGGGCGAATCGCGTCGACGCCCGCGAGGTCGACCTTCTGCCAGGCGCCGGCCTCGCGCACGCGCTCGATCGCCGCGGCGAGGTCGGCGCGCACGTCGGCCGGCTTCTTGCGGTTCGGGTCACGGATGAGCCGGGGGTGTGGGTTGATCACCGCGACGATGCGGGGGTCGATCTCTGCCCAGCGGCGCACGATTGCGGCGGTGGCGACGTCGCTGAAGTCGTACTGGAGTCGGCGCGTGAGGGCGGGCGACAGGAACTCCGCCAGCTCTTCGGGGATCGCGGCCCCCGAGTGCGGCGTCGCGACGAGCAGGTCGGCGTCGGCGATCGCCTCGTCGAGCGTGCGGGTGTCGGAGTTCGCGTAGTGGGTGATCTGTTCGGCAGTGAACGTCGTACCCGCAGGAATGAGATCGAGGCTGATGGTGCTCATGTGCCCAGAATACTCAGCGAGACGTCCCACAACCAGGGGTTTTCGGAATTCCTTGAGAGTCCACTATGCGTACACGATCGCGGTGGGAGGCGGCGCGTCGCCGTCGGTGAACGCCTAGGCGATGCCGCGGTTACGCTTGCGGATCTTTGCGGCGGGGCGGCCACCGAGAAACGACGCGCCCGAATCGACCACGTAGCCCTGTTTCAAGGCCTCGCGGCCGATGAGCATCCGAAAGACCATCTCCTCGCGGTCCGTCAGCGTCACCTCGACGGGAACGACGCGGCCGACGAGCCCGAGATCCATGAGCACGACGAGCCGATCCTGGGTGTGCCCGGATGAGCTTCGAACCGTGCGCCGATCGTGGACCGGAAGCTCGACCTCGACCTCGTCGAGTTCGCCCTGCTGCCACGGCTGCACGGTGAACCTCACCCATGCCTCATTGTCACGTTCGAAGGGAGTAATGTTGCCCGCGTGCAAGGCCGAGGTTTGCGCCCCGGTGTCGATCTTGGCCTTGATCCACGGCACTCCGATTCCGGGCAGGCTCACCCATTCACGCCAGCCCGTCAGGGTGCTTGAATAGTATTCGTCCACGGCTTCTATCTTGGCAGGAAATCACCTTGAAACTGGCGATTCTTTCGCGCGCCCCGCAGGCGTACTCGACGCAGCGCCTCCGCGCGGCCGCAGAACAGCGCGGCCACAACGTGAAGGTGCTCAACACCCTTCGCTTTGCGATCGACCTCGCGACGGATGAGCCCGACCTCAGGTATCGCGGAAAGCTCCTGAGCGACTACGACGCGATCCTGCCGCGCATCGGCAACTCGATTACCTACTTTGGTACCGCCGTCGTCCGCCAGTTCGAGCAGATGGACGTCTACACTCCGAACACCGCCAATGGAATCTCGAACGCGCGCGACAAGCTGCGAGCGATCCAGATCCTGTCGCGCCACTCGATCGAGATGCCGCCGACAGCCTTCGTGCGCAATCGCGCGGACGTTCGCCCGGCGATTGAGTCTGTCGGCGGCGCCCCCGTCGTGATCAAGCTGCTCGAGGGCACGCAGGGGATCGGCGTGATCCTCGCCCCCCAGGTGAAGGTCGCCGAGGCGATCATCGAGACGCTGCACTCAACGCAGCAGAACGTGCTCATCCAGAAGTTCATCGCGGAGAGCCGCGGCCGAGATATTCGCGCGCTCGTCGTCGGCGACCGCGTCGTCGCGGCGATGCGTCGCGTCGCGTCGGGCGACGAGTTCCGGTCGAACGTGCACCGCGGTGGCACGGTCGAGCCAGTGCAGCTCGACCCGGCCTACGAGCAGACCGCCGTGCGCGCCGCCCAGATCATGGGGTTGCGCGTCGCCGGCGTCGACATGCTCGAGGGCGACGACGGGCCGCTCGTGATGGAGGTGAACTCGTCGCCGGGCCTGCAGGGCATCGAAACCGCGACCGACCTCGACGTCGCCGGGGCGATCATCGACTACATCGCGAACCAGGTGAACTTCCCCGAGATCGACGTCCGTCAGCGCCTCTCCGTCTCGACGGGGTACGGCGTGGCCGAGCTCGCGATGCACGCCGGCGCGGAGCACGTCGGCAAGCCGCTCGGCGAGCTCGGGCTGTGGGAGCGCGACATCACCGTGCTGACGCTGCACCGCGGCGTGCAGGTGATCCCGAACCCGCGCAAGCACGTCGTGCTCGAGCCGGAGGACCGACTGCTCTGCTTCGGCAAGCTTGAGGAGATGCGCTCCATGATCCCCGAGCGCCCGCGCCGCCGGGCCCGCGTTCGCAAGCTCCCGCCCGAGGCGCAGGACCTCGTCGACAGCTGAGCCTCGCCGGCCGCGGCCCCGGAACAATGCCATGATCGAATGCATGAACGGAATTCGGTACGGCAGCGAGCGGAGCCCTGCTCGGCTGGCGAGCGCCCCTTCGAAGGCGTCGGGATGACTGCCGGCAGCAACCGGGATCGGGAGCTTGCCGCCATCATCCGTCGCCTCAGTGAGGGAAGCCCCGTCTCCGAAAGTGAAATCTCTGCTGCGGCAAACACCGCAGAGACAGCGGAGGCACTCATAGCGCTGTCCCAGCGCACTGCCGGGCTCCGCCAGAGGAGCGCCGAGCTTCGAGCGGTGATGTCATCCACACGCGACCTGTTGTCAACGACCGATGCGGAGTTACTCCTGCAGCGCATCGTGGATCGCGCCCACGAGCTCATTGAACTCGACATTGCGTACCTGTCTGTCTATGACGCGAGCAACGAAGAACTCTACGTGCGGGCCGCGACCGGTACAACGTCCCCTCGGTTTCTCACAATGGTCGTGCCGGCAGGCATTGGCCTGGCGAGCCTCGCGGTGCGTACGAGGCATCCGCAGTGGGTGGAGGACTACGACGAACTCACAACCGTCCCCCACGACCCTGTCATCGATGGCATTGTGCAGGAAGAGCAGCTGCGATCCCTCGTCGGAGTACCTCTCGTTGTTGGAGATGAGGTCTTGGGCGTGTTGTTCGGCGCGAGCCGCCAGCCGCATAGCTTCAGGGCTGACGAGATTTCGCTGCTCGCCACCTTCGCAGGACATGCGGCACTGGTGCTGCATACCGCCAGGCTGCTCCAGGAAGCCACCACCGCAACCCAGGAGGCAGCGCGTGGTCAGCGGGCAGCCGAATGGGCGGCGTCGCTGCACGGTGATCTCACTGCTCTCGTCGTACACGGGCATGGAACCGCGACAGTGATCGCGACCCTCAGCGACGCGCTCGGGCGTCCGGTTGGCCTGCTCGATGTCGAGGGCAAGGTTGTGGCGGGCACGATGAGTGAAACCTCACCGGGCCGGCGGATGCGGGAAGTGATTGAGCGCACGGTGGCGGGTGGAACGAGCCTCCGCTTGCCGCAGGGGGCCGTTGAGCTGGTCGCTCCAGTGCTTGCCGCGACGGGGCACCTCGGGGCGATAGTCGTTGAGCGAGGCGCCGCACCGCTGACCTCTGTCGAGCAGCGAGCAGTCGAGCGATCAGCAGTTATTGCCGCACTTGTGCACATGCGCCACGACGCGCTCGACCAAGCTGAGGAGAGAGTCCGGGGGGAACTTGCAGCCGACTTGTTCGACCCCGAGCGTCGTGCGAGCGGGGTAGATCGGGCTGAGGCCCGCGGCTACCCCGTTGATGAACCTTGGGCGTTGTGCGTCGTCCTTCTGCCGCGGGAACACTGCGCGCAGGCATTGGCCGCAGTTCGCGGCCGCCGGGACTTTCTCGCCGCACACACGCCGGTCGGTGTTGCAGTGCTCGCTCCGCTCGAGCATTCAGGGGATACGTGCGAGCACATTGTTGGGGTAATGAACCGGCCTGAAGCGGGAGCTGCCTACGTGATCGCGGCGAACCTTCAGGAAGCCGCCGCAGGCATCGAAGACGCTATACAAACCGCGAAGCTGGCCCAAGGGCTGGCACTTGGCTCGCGGCGTTTCCCCGTCGCGACCTTTGCCCCGTATGCGTTGCTGTTCGGAGGCGAAGGTGGCAAGCTCCGCGATTTTGTCACCGAGACGTTGCGCCCTGTTTCTCAATGGGATCACGCGCATGGGACCCAGCTCGTAGAAACTCTTGCTGCACTCTTCGATGAGCGCTGGTCGCTCACCGCCGCCTCGCGGCGGCTCCACATTCACCTCAACACGTTGAAGCAGCGAGTGCAACGGCTACGAGCGCTCTTAGGTGAAGCCGATGACTCGCCCGAAGCACGATTCCGCCTCGAGCTTGCTGTTCGCGTAGAAGTCGCACGCCGCGCACTCGAATAGACAGGGTTGATCGCCCAATAACGTCCAAATCGGACCTGATGTGGCTGACCCTGAGGTGCTTTGATTGCTCGGATGGCATGACCGCTGCGTGTGCGGTTGAGCATGAGAGGACAATGACGTGGCCAAGACTTCCCGCCTAAGCGGACTTCGCAATCTCACCGTCGCTGAGCGGCGTACCACCCTGATGGACGCCTTCGAAGCGCCGCCTACGAATATGGAGGCGCTTGTCGGTAGCGGCTTGTCTGAAGAGCAAGCCGACCGGATGATCGAGAACGTGATCGGCCAGATCGGGATCCCGGTTGGGGTGGCGACAAACTTTGTCGTGAATGGTCGCGAGGTGCTCGTGCCGATGGCCACTGAGGAGCCGTCTGTCGTGGCGGCCGCATCGAACATCGCTCGGATGGCTCGAGAACTTGGTGGCATTACGACCACGACGAGCGAGCCATTGATGCAAGCGCAAATTCAGCTTCTCGACATCGCAGACCCACATGGTGCGCGGGCGCGACTCATCGAGTCGGCTGATGAAATCCTGGCCCTCGCCAATGCACAAGATCCGAAGCTTGTCGAGATCGGTGGCGGTGCGCGCGACATTCGCGTACGCATACTGCCGCGGAGCGAGGGTGGATCACACGTTGTCGTGCACCTCATCGTCGATGTCGCCGACGCTATGGGGGCGAACGCCGTGAACACTATGGCGGAGGCCGTTGCTCCTCGACTCGCTGAACTCGCCGGAGGCCGGCCACTGCTCCGAATTCTCACCAACCTCGCTGACCTGAGGCTTGTTCGAGCTCGGCTGGCTATTCCACCCGGAGCGCTGGGCGGCGGCCAAGTCGTAGACGACATGCTCGCCGGCGCCATGCTTGCAGTCGATGATCCCTACCGAGCCGCCACCCATAACAAGGGCATCATGAACGGCATCTCCGCTGTCGTACTCGCAACGGGCAATGACACTCGGGCCGTCGAAGCCGGAGCGCACTCGTACGCTGCGCGCGACGGCCAGTATCGGGCGCTTTCGCGGTTCGAACGAGACGAGTCGGGCTCGCTCGTCGCTACCCTGGAGCTGCCAATGGCTGTTGGGCTCGTCGGGGGCGCAACGAAGACCCATCCCGCAGCGCGGGCGGCAGTTGAGATCACCGAAGTGAAATCCGCTGCAGAACTCGGTGAAATTGTCTGCGCCGTGGGCCTCGCTCAGAACGTCGCCGCCG
Protein-coding regions in this window:
- a CDS encoding hydroxymethylglutaryl-CoA reductase, degradative, yielding MAKTSRLSGLRNLTVAERRTTLMDAFEAPPTNMEALVGSGLSEEQADRMIENVIGQIGIPVGVATNFVVNGREVLVPMATEEPSVVAAASNIARMARELGGITTTTSEPLMQAQIQLLDIADPHGARARLIESADEILALANAQDPKLVEIGGGARDIRVRILPRSEGGSHVVVHLIVDVADAMGANAVNTMAEAVAPRLAELAGGRPLLRILTNLADLRLVRARLAIPPGALGGGQVVDDMLAGAMLAVDDPYRAATHNKGIMNGISAVVLATGNDTRAVEAGAHSYAARDGQYRALSRFERDESGSLVATLELPMAVGLVGGATKTHPAARAAVEITEVKSAAELGEIVCAVGLAQNVAAVRALAAEGIQRGHMGLHARNVAIGAGATASEVDAVASALVADGRVRADIAEGIIGELRAER
- a CDS encoding GNAT family N-acetyltransferase, with the protein product MTRGTAPFTVRPMRETDLDETAHILWEGFREDPVWGPAFPEHPERAAHAIAHWRFMADQAVRRGEPLVAELPDGSLGAVSTWFPPGEDEIAADDLGAYEQLLRGTIGDVAAEALLGEGDLFAEARPTAPHAYLSLLAVSPVARGLGIGMRLVAAALERYDAAGLQTYLESSNPANDARYERLGYVRAKQVNIPGSPTVQTYLRQPAAG
- a CDS encoding N-formylglutamate amidohydrolase, which gives rise to MSTISLDLIPAGTTFTAEQITHYANSDTRTLDEAIADADLLVATPHSGAAIPEELAEFLSPALTRRLQYDFSDVATAAIVRRWAEIDPRIVAVINPHPRLIRDPNRKKPADVRADLAAAIERVREAGAWQKVDLAGVDAIRPVTFSFFPILEIPDTDEGLQRLVDAFADTAEQGLGVYERTREELTDRFVAQGLERGGSFTRLSFHDTMNTTTTREGAVNVERAEADRLPAVVALSNRGDHDGEERDPADRPTMDPAALRALAAAHREGFEVTDPAAVLLNQPYLGSEEIRAAGERFGALRAEADAAGLRLGAVQAEFLREFLLGPAAAAELQQPGTDWIQEDPAHIDAIAQACKRSWDAFRDATA
- a CDS encoding ATP-dependent zinc protease family protein, whose product is MDEYYSSTLTGWREWVSLPGIGVPWIKAKIDTGAQTSALHAGNITPFERDNEAWVRFTVQPWQQGELDEVEVELPVHDRRTVRSSSGHTQDRLVVLMDLGLVGRVVPVEVTLTDREEMVFRMLIGREALKQGYVVDSGASFLGGRPAAKIRKRNRGIA
- a CDS encoding helix-turn-helix domain-containing protein — translated: MHERNSVRQRAEPCSAGERPFEGVGMTAGSNRDRELAAIIRRLSEGSPVSESEISAAANTAETAEALIALSQRTAGLRQRSAELRAVMSSTRDLLSTTDAELLLQRIVDRAHELIELDIAYLSVYDASNEELYVRAATGTTSPRFLTMVVPAGIGLASLAVRTRHPQWVEDYDELTTVPHDPVIDGIVQEEQLRSLVGVPLVVGDEVLGVLFGASRQPHSFRADEISLLATFAGHAALVLHTARLLQEATTATQEAARGQRAAEWAASLHGDLTALVVHGHGTATVIATLSDALGRPVGLLDVEGKVVAGTMSETSPGRRMREVIERTVAGGTSLRLPQGAVELVAPVLAATGHLGAIVVERGAAPLTSVEQRAVERSAVIAALVHMRHDALDQAEERVRGELAADLFDPERRASGVDRAEARGYPVDEPWALCVVLLPREHCAQALAAVRGRRDFLAAHTPVGVAVLAPLEHSGDTCEHIVGVMNRPEAGAAYVIAANLQEAAAGIEDAIQTAKLAQGLALGSRRFPVATFAPYALLFGGEGGKLRDFVTETLRPVSQWDHAHGTQLVETLAALFDERWSLTAASRRLHIHLNTLKQRVQRLRALLGEADDSPEARFRLELAVRVEVARRALE
- a CDS encoding RimK family alpha-L-glutamate ligase; translation: MKLAILSRAPQAYSTQRLRAAAEQRGHNVKVLNTLRFAIDLATDEPDLRYRGKLLSDYDAILPRIGNSITYFGTAVVRQFEQMDVYTPNTANGISNARDKLRAIQILSRHSIEMPPTAFVRNRADVRPAIESVGGAPVVIKLLEGTQGIGVILAPQVKVAEAIIETLHSTQQNVLIQKFIAESRGRDIRALVVGDRVVAAMRRVASGDEFRSNVHRGGTVEPVQLDPAYEQTAVRAAQIMGLRVAGVDMLEGDDGPLVMEVNSSPGLQGIETATDLDVAGAIIDYIANQVNFPEIDVRQRLSVSTGYGVAELAMHAGAEHVGKPLGELGLWERDITVLTLHRGVQVIPNPRKHVVLEPEDRLLCFGKLEEMRSMIPERPRRRARVRKLPPEAQDLVDS